A stretch of the Pseudomonas helvetica genome encodes the following:
- a CDS encoding HAMP domain-containing sensor histidine kinase, which produces MSLLTPSKGWSSSTSRLLALYSTLFVIWSGVLMGGLYYEVSGYMNRLAKHSLMQRQHLLSRFQGDQLIEALTTSMQFDMPNVDAFGVFDRQKKPLNGAIRKIPAQLPLDGHIHELNSCVDSDDPALPQSSCYAIATHIQNDRWLVLVRDNGSLLAVTLIIWHALLWGISLTIIPGIAAWQLLRRRPLQRIRAIQASAQSIVAGKLTQRLPLSDRRDELDMLAAIANAMLERIERLLNEVKGTCDNIAHDLRTPLTHIRTQLYRIQQQASEGSPQALQMNKVIAEADTLMARFRGLLRISELEDHQRRSAFIQFDPMTLLKEVHDFYSPLAEERQLTLLLQLPQSLPSLDGDRALLFEALANLLSNAIKFTPHGGEVILKAVSHDGSTRIEVLDSGPGIPPAEREAVFQRFYRCDSTHQQNGFGLGLSIVAAIIDLHGFRLEVGTREHGGARLILDCHSG; this is translated from the coding sequence ATGTCATTGCTGACCCCCTCTAAAGGCTGGAGCTCTTCGACCAGTCGCTTGCTGGCGCTCTACAGTACGTTGTTCGTGATCTGGAGCGGTGTCCTGATGGGCGGACTCTATTACGAAGTTTCCGGCTACATGAACCGTCTGGCCAAACACTCGTTGATGCAGCGCCAACACCTGCTCTCGCGTTTTCAAGGCGATCAACTGATCGAAGCGCTGACCACCAGCATGCAGTTCGATATGCCGAACGTGGATGCCTTTGGGGTATTCGACAGGCAAAAAAAACCGCTGAACGGAGCGATCCGGAAAATCCCTGCACAACTGCCGCTGGACGGTCATATTCACGAATTGAACAGTTGCGTAGATTCCGACGATCCGGCGCTGCCGCAGTCCAGTTGTTATGCCATCGCAACCCACATCCAGAATGACCGCTGGCTGGTTCTGGTTCGGGATAACGGTTCATTGCTCGCAGTCACCCTGATCATTTGGCATGCGCTGCTCTGGGGTATTTCCCTGACCATCATTCCCGGCATCGCTGCCTGGCAACTGTTGCGCCGCCGCCCACTGCAGCGGATTCGAGCGATTCAGGCCAGTGCGCAATCCATTGTCGCCGGCAAACTGACCCAGCGCCTGCCGCTGTCGGATCGACGCGACGAACTGGATATGCTCGCGGCTATCGCCAATGCCATGCTGGAACGCATCGAGCGGTTGCTGAATGAAGTCAAAGGTACTTGCGACAACATTGCGCATGACTTGCGCACCCCCCTCACCCATATACGGACACAGCTCTACCGTATTCAACAACAGGCCAGTGAGGGTTCGCCGCAGGCCTTGCAAATGAACAAGGTCATTGCCGAAGCCGATACGTTGATGGCGCGCTTTCGCGGCCTGCTGCGCATCTCTGAACTGGAAGATCATCAGCGTCGCTCCGCGTTCATCCAGTTCGATCCAATGACGTTGTTGAAGGAGGTTCATGACTTCTATTCGCCGCTTGCCGAGGAGCGCCAACTCACCCTGCTGTTGCAGCTACCGCAATCGCTGCCATCCCTGGACGGCGACCGGGCATTGCTGTTCGAAGCGCTGGCCAACCTGCTGAGCAATGCGATCAAGTTCACACCGCACGGCGGTGAGGTCATCCTCAAGGCCGTCAGTCATGACGGCAGCACACGGATCGAAGTGTTGGACTCCGGCCCGGGAATTCCTCCCGCTGAACGAGAAGCGGTATTTCAGCGGTTCTATCGCTGCGACAGCACTCACCAGCAGAACGGCTTCGGACTGGGGCTATCGATTGTTGCAGCGATCATCGATCTGCACGGGTTCAGACTGGAGGTCGGAACCCGTGAGCATGGAGGCGCGCGGCTGATTCTGGATTGTCATTCCGGTTAG
- a CDS encoding efflux RND transporter permease subunit: protein MLGLVKTALLKPYTFIVLAIFICIIGPMAALRTPTDVFPDIGIPVIAVVWQYNGLAPQDMAGRVIYTYERSLSTTVNDIEHIESQSLPGMGIVKIFFQPGVDIRTANAQVTAVSQTVLKQMPPGITPPLVLNYSASTVPILQMAFSSPTLSEAKIRDLVQNSIRLPLTSVPGLAIPTPMGGKQRQITLDLDPQALAAKGLSAQDVGNALAAQNQIIPVGTAKLGPNEYTVLLNNSPQAIDELNDLPIKTVDGALITIGQVAHVRDGSPPQTNIVRVDGRRAVLMPALKNGNISTLSIIDGIRQMLPRINETLPPSLKTSLLGDASVFVKQSVGSVAREGIIAALLTSAMILLFLGSWRSTLIIAASIPLAVLSAIALLAASGQTLNVMTLGGLALAVGILVDDATVTIENINWHLEQGKAVKTAILDGAKQIVGPAFVSLLCICIVFVPMFLLQGIAGYLFRPMALAVIFAMASSFILSRTLVPTLAMFLLKPHVPEQGPGHHPEDEFINHHEGEHHHTPRHPLLQALLNFQQGFEQRFSNLRDTYYGLLELALEYRKRFLLGFLACVLASFALLPSLGQDFFPATDAGALSLHVRLPLGTRIEESAAAFDRIEARIREIIPAEQLDTIVDNIGIPLSGIDMAYSNSGTIGPQDGDIQVTLKTEHSPTADYVKRLREALPESFPGSHFAFLPADISSQILNFGAPAPLDVKISGPNSDANRAYAVELERRLQHVAGIADLRIQQSTGYPSLQVKVDRLRANGLGITERDVTNSMVASLAGSSQVAPTFWLNPANGVSYGVVAATPQYRLDSLPSLEALPVTGSDGRSQILGGLASISRVQSEAVVSHYNVMPTLDLYANVQGRDLGGVAKDIQKVLDDTASLRPKGSVISLHGQIDALHEAFSGLSFGLLGAVVLIYLLIVVNFQSWVDPFVIITALPAALAGIVWMLFLSGTSLSVPALTGAILCMGVATANSILVVSFCRERLAEHGDALKAALEGGYTRFRPVCMTALAMIIGMLPLALSEEQNAPLGRAVIGGLILATTATLLFVPVVFSLVHGRQSRAIAEENFAGESSHVA from the coding sequence ATGCTCGGGCTGGTAAAGACTGCACTGCTAAAGCCCTACACGTTTATCGTGCTGGCAATTTTCATCTGCATCATCGGGCCCATGGCGGCGCTGCGCACACCGACCGATGTCTTCCCTGACATCGGCATTCCGGTGATTGCAGTGGTCTGGCAATACAACGGACTGGCCCCGCAGGATATGGCCGGACGGGTGATCTATACCTATGAGCGCTCCCTGAGCACCACGGTCAACGACATCGAACATATCGAGTCGCAATCGCTGCCGGGCATGGGCATCGTCAAGATTTTCTTCCAGCCAGGCGTCGATATTCGTACCGCCAATGCCCAGGTTACGGCGGTGTCACAGACAGTCCTGAAACAGATGCCCCCGGGGATTACCCCGCCGCTGGTCCTGAACTACAGCGCCTCCACGGTGCCAATCCTGCAGATGGCGTTCTCCAGTCCGACCCTGTCGGAAGCGAAAATTCGTGACCTGGTGCAGAACAGTATCCGCCTGCCACTGACTTCGGTCCCGGGCTTGGCGATCCCCACCCCGATGGGCGGCAAACAGCGCCAGATCACCCTCGACCTCGACCCTCAGGCGTTGGCCGCCAAGGGGCTCTCGGCCCAGGACGTGGGTAACGCGTTGGCGGCTCAAAACCAGATCATCCCGGTGGGCACCGCCAAGCTCGGCCCCAACGAATACACAGTGCTGCTGAACAACAGCCCGCAAGCCATCGACGAACTCAACGACCTGCCGATCAAGACGGTCGACGGCGCGCTGATCACCATCGGCCAGGTGGCCCACGTGCGTGACGGCTCACCGCCACAGACCAATATCGTGCGAGTCGACGGCCGACGCGCCGTGCTGATGCCAGCCTTGAAGAACGGCAACATCTCCACCCTGTCGATCATCGACGGCATTCGCCAGATGCTGCCGCGCATCAATGAAACCCTGCCGCCATCGCTCAAGACCTCGTTGCTGGGCGACGCTTCGGTGTTCGTCAAACAGTCGGTGGGCAGCGTAGCCCGGGAAGGCATCATCGCCGCCTTGCTGACCAGCGCGATGATTCTGCTGTTTCTCGGCAGTTGGCGTTCGACCCTGATCATCGCTGCCTCGATTCCGCTGGCGGTACTGTCGGCCATCGCCCTGCTGGCCGCCAGTGGCCAGACCCTGAACGTCATGACCCTTGGAGGGCTGGCGTTGGCGGTGGGGATTCTGGTGGACGATGCCACGGTGACCATCGAGAACATCAACTGGCATCTGGAACAAGGCAAGGCGGTGAAGACCGCGATCCTCGACGGTGCGAAACAGATTGTCGGTCCGGCCTTCGTGTCGCTGCTGTGTATCTGCATCGTGTTCGTGCCGATGTTCCTGTTGCAGGGCATCGCCGGATACCTGTTCCGGCCGATGGCCCTGGCGGTGATCTTCGCCATGGCCAGTTCGTTCATCCTCTCGCGGACGCTGGTGCCGACCCTGGCGATGTTCCTGCTCAAACCCCACGTGCCCGAGCAAGGTCCGGGGCATCACCCGGAAGATGAATTCATCAATCATCATGAGGGCGAACATCACCACACGCCTCGGCATCCGTTGCTGCAAGCGCTGCTGAATTTCCAGCAGGGGTTCGAACAGCGATTTTCCAACCTGCGGGACACCTACTACGGACTGCTGGAACTGGCTCTGGAATACCGCAAGCGATTCCTGCTGGGGTTTCTGGCCTGTGTCCTGGCTTCCTTTGCGCTGCTACCGAGCCTGGGCCAGGACTTTTTCCCGGCCACCGACGCCGGTGCGCTGTCCTTGCATGTGCGCTTGCCGCTGGGCACGCGGATCGAGGAAAGCGCTGCGGCCTTCGACCGGATCGAAGCACGCATTCGCGAGATCATTCCGGCCGAGCAACTGGACACGATCGTCGACAATATCGGTATCCCGCTGAGCGGCATCGACATGGCCTACAGCAACAGCGGCACCATCGGTCCCCAGGACGGTGACATTCAAGTGACCCTCAAAACGGAACACAGCCCCACCGCCGACTACGTGAAGCGGCTGCGCGAGGCCTTGCCCGAAAGCTTCCCCGGCAGCCATTTCGCTTTTCTGCCGGCGGACATCAGCAGCCAGATCCTCAACTTCGGCGCACCGGCGCCGCTGGACGTGAAAATCTCCGGCCCCAATAGCGATGCCAACCGGGCCTATGCGGTGGAACTGGAGCGACGCCTGCAACATGTGGCCGGTATTGCCGACCTGCGAATCCAGCAGTCCACCGGTTATCCGTCACTGCAAGTCAAGGTCGACCGACTGCGGGCCAATGGCCTGGGCATCACCGAACGTGACGTGACCAACAGCATGGTCGCCTCGCTGGCCGGCAGCTCCCAGGTTGCGCCGACCTTCTGGCTAAACCCGGCCAACGGCGTGTCGTATGGAGTGGTCGCGGCCACCCCGCAATATCGCCTGGACAGCCTGCCATCGCTGGAAGCCTTGCCGGTCACCGGCAGTGACGGTCGCTCGCAGATCCTCGGCGGCCTGGCGAGCATTTCCCGGGTGCAGAGCGAGGCGGTCGTCAGCCACTACAACGTCATGCCGACCCTGGATCTGTACGCCAACGTGCAGGGCCGTGACCTCGGTGGTGTGGCCAAGGACATCCAGAAAGTTTTGGATGACACCGCCTCCTTGCGACCCAAGGGTTCGGTGATCAGCCTGCACGGGCAGATCGACGCGCTGCATGAAGCCTTCAGTGGGCTGAGCTTCGGCTTGCTGGGTGCGGTGGTGCTGATTTATCTGCTGATCGTGGTCAACTTTCAGTCCTGGGTCGATCCGTTCGTGATCATCACCGCCCTGCCCGCGGCGCTCGCCGGGATTGTCTGGATGCTCTTTCTCAGTGGCACCTCGTTATCGGTGCCGGCACTGACCGGGGCAATCCTTTGCATGGGGGTGGCTACCGCTAACTCGATTCTGGTCGTCAGCTTCTGTCGCGAACGCCTGGCGGAACACGGCGATGCCCTCAAGGCGGCGCTGGAAGGCGGCTACACGCGCTTTCGCCCGGTGTGCATGACGGCCCTGGCGATGATCATCGGCATGCTGCCGCTGGCCCTGTCCGAAGAACAGAACGCGCCACTGGGCCGCGCCGTCATCGGCGGCCTGATCCTCGCGACCACTGCCACTCTACTGTTCGTTCCGGTGGTGTTCAGCCTGGTCCACGGACGTCAATCTCGCGCTATTGCTGAAGAAAACTTTGCTGGAGAAAGCTCTCATGTCGCCTGA
- a CDS encoding nitroreductase family protein, with the protein MSANPRVAEYAIHPQFTDRWSPRAFTGESIPEETLLSFFEAARWAPSAYNSQPWRFLYARRDTPNWERYLGLLNEFNRSWAQHASALVIVISKTTFTAPGATEETAALWHTFDTGSAWGHLALQASISGWHTHGMAGFDQELTRKELNIPEGYALHAAVAIGKLGDKATLADYLQAREVPSPRRPLSELAAEGDFTL; encoded by the coding sequence ATGAGCGCTAATCCCCGCGTTGCCGAATATGCCATTCACCCACAGTTCACTGATCGCTGGTCGCCGCGCGCCTTCACCGGTGAAAGTATCCCTGAAGAGACCCTGCTGAGCTTTTTCGAAGCGGCTCGCTGGGCACCGTCGGCCTACAACTCGCAGCCATGGCGTTTTCTCTACGCGCGCCGCGATACGCCGAACTGGGAGCGTTACCTGGGTCTGCTGAACGAGTTCAACCGCAGCTGGGCGCAACACGCCTCGGCCCTGGTGATCGTGATCTCGAAAACCACCTTCACCGCGCCAGGCGCCACCGAAGAAACCGCCGCCCTGTGGCACACCTTCGACACCGGCTCCGCCTGGGGCCATTTGGCCCTGCAAGCCTCTATCAGCGGCTGGCACACCCACGGCATGGCCGGTTTCGATCAGGAGCTGACCCGCAAGGAGCTGAATATTCCTGAAGGCTACGCGCTGCACGCGGCAGTCGCGATTGGCAAGCTGGGTGACAAGGCGACGCTCGCCGATTACCTGCAGGCCCGGGAAGTCCCAAGCCCGCGTCGCCCGCTGAGCGAGCTGGCGGCTGAAGGCGACTTCACCCTGTAA
- a CDS encoding efflux RND transporter periplasmic adaptor subunit, translated as MSPDQKPSRKRLMLAGIGGLTLAALLVANGLAARTRHEKAVAAWTETAAIPLVSVFQPQQNVHGDSLRLPAHLEAWSKAPIHARVSGYLKDWKTDIGTPVKAGQILGEIDSPDLDQQVAQTHARLIQEQANARLAETTATRWQNLLATHSVSRQEADEKRSNAAAAKANAQAAAADYARLSALEDYKTIRAPFAGTITARNTDIGQLIKADSDSDPELFDIADTHQLRLYVPVPQNYASVIRPGMQAELIVPEHPGQHFSARLIGDSTAVDRRSGTLLAQFVADNPDGALLPGDYAEATLQIPADTHGVSIPASSLIFRAQGTQVAVLDPDNHVHLREIHIGLDLGERLVIDQGLKPADRVVDNPPDALREGDSVQLADAGGSHAPKA; from the coding sequence ATGTCGCCTGATCAAAAACCTTCGCGCAAACGCCTGATGCTGGCGGGTATCGGAGGCCTGACTCTGGCCGCGCTGCTGGTCGCCAACGGCCTGGCTGCCCGCACCCGCCATGAAAAAGCCGTTGCCGCCTGGACCGAAACTGCGGCCATACCCTTGGTCAGCGTGTTCCAGCCGCAACAGAACGTGCATGGCGACAGCCTGCGTCTGCCGGCGCATCTGGAAGCCTGGAGCAAGGCACCGATTCATGCCCGGGTCAGCGGCTACCTCAAGGACTGGAAAACCGACATTGGCACTCCGGTCAAAGCCGGGCAGATCCTCGGAGAGATCGACAGCCCGGACCTCGATCAGCAGGTCGCGCAGACCCACGCGCGGCTGATCCAGGAGCAGGCCAACGCACGCCTCGCCGAAACCACCGCGACCCGCTGGCAAAACCTGCTGGCGACGCATTCGGTGTCGCGTCAGGAAGCCGACGAAAAACGCTCCAACGCCGCAGCGGCCAAGGCCAACGCCCAGGCAGCCGCCGCCGATTACGCCCGGCTCTCGGCGCTGGAAGACTACAAAACCATTCGCGCTCCGTTCGCCGGGACCATCACCGCCCGCAACACCGACATCGGCCAGTTGATCAAGGCTGACAGCGACAGCGATCCGGAGCTGTTCGACATCGCTGACACTCATCAACTGCGCCTGTATGTGCCGGTGCCGCAGAACTACGCCAGCGTGATCCGTCCCGGCATGCAAGCCGAATTGATTGTGCCGGAACACCCCGGCCAGCACTTCAGCGCCAGGCTGATCGGTGACTCCACCGCCGTCGACCGCCGCTCCGGGACCTTGCTTGCACAGTTTGTCGCCGACAATCCGGACGGGGCGTTGCTGCCCGGCGATTATGCCGAAGCCACTCTGCAGATTCCGGCCGACACCCATGGCGTGAGCATTCCCGCCAGCTCGCTGATCTTCCGCGCCCAAGGCACTCAAGTGGCAGTGCTCGACCCGGACAACCATGTGCACCTGCGCGAGATTCATATCGGCCTGGACCTGGGCGAGCGCCTGGTCATCGACCAGGGCTTGAAGCCTGCCGACCGCGTCGTCGACAACCCGCCGGATGCGTTGCGTGAAGGCGATTCCGTACAACTGGCCGACGCTGGGGGTTCTCATGCGCCCAAGGCTTAA
- a CDS encoding efflux transporter outer membrane subunit, protein MRPRLKPLAAVLAMALALQGCSLAPTYKAPPIDLPAQYREQTSDGPWHMAKPAEQLSSQWWQLYQDPRLDNLQQQLLKANPDLAAALAHFDAAQAYAGQLHAGLFPQVTASAQPLRQRQSDNRPLRGASQPSVYNSDTAGFALSFDLDLWGRIRNQVAAGDAQAQASADDLAAARLSLQRQLATLYVQLNGLDAQNKILASSLDDYGQALQLTRDRYQGEIASELDLTRAQSQLAEAKAQLDDVRAQRNLTEHAIGELVGQPASDFHLDANSQALNLPSIPGALPSTLLQRRPDVAAAERRVFAANASIGVARAAWYPDFSLTGLLGGQTAGSGNLLAASNRYWALGPLVNLPIFDGGRLDANERQAKAEFEEAAAHYRSQVLRAVREVEDNLAQMRDLQREAEDEQAAVHAAQTTQTLAMNSYEAGAVNYLDVVTAQTSALQAQRRLQDLQTRQLQASVGLVVALGGGWSNGS, encoded by the coding sequence ATGCGCCCAAGGCTTAAGCCTCTCGCCGCAGTGCTGGCCATGGCGCTGGCCCTGCAGGGCTGTTCACTGGCGCCGACCTATAAGGCGCCGCCGATCGACTTGCCCGCGCAATACCGCGAACAGACCAGCGACGGTCCCTGGCACATGGCCAAACCCGCCGAACAGCTGTCTTCGCAATGGTGGCAGTTGTACCAGGACCCGCGTCTGGACAACCTGCAACAGCAGCTGCTCAAGGCCAACCCGGACCTGGCGGCAGCCCTCGCGCACTTTGATGCGGCGCAGGCTTATGCCGGCCAACTGCATGCCGGGCTGTTCCCACAGGTCACCGCCAGCGCGCAGCCGCTGCGCCAGCGCCAGTCGGACAACCGACCATTACGCGGGGCCAGCCAACCGTCGGTGTACAACAGCGATACCGCAGGCTTTGCACTGAGCTTCGATCTCGACCTGTGGGGGCGGATTCGCAACCAGGTGGCCGCAGGCGATGCCCAGGCCCAAGCCTCTGCCGACGACCTCGCCGCCGCTCGTTTGAGCCTGCAACGTCAACTGGCAACGCTGTATGTCCAGCTCAATGGCCTCGATGCCCAGAACAAGATCCTCGCCAGTTCTCTCGACGATTACGGCCAGGCATTGCAACTGACCCGTGACCGCTATCAGGGAGAAATCGCCTCGGAACTCGATCTGACCCGAGCCCAGAGCCAACTGGCCGAGGCCAAGGCGCAGCTGGACGATGTCCGCGCGCAACGCAATCTGACCGAACATGCGATCGGTGAGCTGGTTGGCCAACCGGCCAGTGATTTCCATCTGGACGCAAACAGCCAGGCCTTGAATCTGCCATCGATACCCGGCGCGCTTCCGAGCACCTTGTTGCAACGGCGCCCGGATGTCGCAGCAGCCGAGCGAAGAGTCTTTGCCGCCAACGCCAGCATTGGTGTCGCCCGAGCGGCCTGGTACCCGGACTTCAGCCTGACGGGGCTGCTCGGAGGGCAAACCGCCGGCAGCGGCAATCTGCTGGCTGCCAGCAACCGCTATTGGGCGCTTGGGCCGTTGGTCAATCTGCCGATTTTCGACGGCGGTCGCCTGGATGCCAACGAGCGTCAGGCCAAGGCCGAATTTGAAGAAGCGGCCGCCCATTACCGCAGTCAGGTGTTGCGAGCGGTACGCGAAGTCGAAGACAACCTCGCGCAAATGCGTGACCTGCAGCGTGAGGCGGAGGATGAGCAGGCAGCCGTACATGCCGCGCAAACGACTCAGACGTTGGCCATGAACAGCTATGAAGCCGGAGCCGTGAACTATCTGGACGTAGTGACCGCACAAACCTCTGCCCTGCAGGCACAACGACGTTTGCAGGATCTGCAGACCCGGCAGTTGCAGGCGAGCGTTGGATTGGTCGTGGCGTTGGGTGGCGGTTGGAGCAACGGCAGCTGA
- a CDS encoding DUF2892 domain-containing protein, with the protein MSDIKRVEPTPFQTQPTQNVQGWERIVSTAGGVVMVGKGLRRGGVFGLIEVALGGVALARGITGHSSAKSFFEKSRQDLNNARSKIERAGAELKTRKADADADAATRTATVTGNDSLKSPKAGV; encoded by the coding sequence ATGAGCGACATCAAACGCGTAGAACCCACGCCGTTCCAGACGCAGCCAACGCAAAACGTCCAGGGCTGGGAACGCATCGTGAGCACGGCCGGCGGTGTAGTGATGGTCGGCAAAGGCCTGCGCCGTGGTGGCGTGTTCGGGTTGATCGAGGTGGCGCTCGGCGGTGTAGCCCTGGCCCGCGGTATCACCGGTCACAGTTCGGCAAAAAGTTTCTTCGAAAAAAGTCGTCAGGACCTGAACAACGCCCGTTCGAAAATCGAACGGGCCGGCGCAGAGCTCAAAACCCGTAAAGCCGATGCCGATGCCGATGCGGCAACCCGTACCGCGACGGTGACGGGTAATGATTCGCTGAAATCGCCCAAGGCCGGGGTTTGA
- a CDS encoding RNA methyltransferase yields the protein MANKRYSCIGLYNPKSPENVGSVMRAAGCYGVASVFYTGKRYERARDFVTDTKKIHHDIPLIGIDDLKKILPLGCVPVAVELVDGARSLPEYTHPDRALYIFGPEDGSLDKEIREWCEDVVYIPTTGCMNLAATVNVVLYDRMAKGNNTRSGPKFR from the coding sequence GTGGCAAACAAACGGTACAGCTGCATCGGTTTGTATAACCCCAAATCACCGGAGAACGTCGGTTCGGTGATGCGCGCCGCCGGCTGTTACGGCGTGGCGTCGGTGTTCTACACCGGCAAGCGTTATGAACGCGCCCGTGACTTTGTCACCGACACCAAGAAAATCCACCACGACATTCCGCTGATCGGCATCGACGACCTGAAGAAAATCCTCCCGCTGGGCTGCGTCCCGGTGGCGGTCGAGCTGGTCGATGGCGCCCGTTCGTTGCCCGAGTACACCCACCCGGACCGTGCGCTGTACATCTTCGGGCCGGAAGACGGTTCACTCGATAAAGAGATTCGCGAGTGGTGCGAAGACGTGGTCTACATCCCGACCACCGGCTGCATGAACCTGGCCGCCACCGTCAACGTGGTGCTTTACGACCGTATGGCCAAGGGCAATAACACCCGTTCCGGTCCAAAATTTCGCTGA
- a CDS encoding YajD family HNH nuclease has protein sequence MSSSTPPSNTAKLDRILADAQRDREMGYRDKALKMYPHVCGRCAREFSGKRLSELTVHHRDHNHDNNPQDGSNWELLCLYCHDNEHSRYTDQQYFGDGSLSTPKIAKATHNPFAALAGLMKKDD, from the coding sequence ATGAGTTCGTCAACGCCCCCCTCCAACACGGCCAAACTGGACCGCATCCTCGCCGACGCCCAGCGCGACCGTGAAATGGGCTACCGCGACAAGGCCCTGAAGATGTACCCGCACGTCTGCGGACGCTGTGCCCGCGAGTTCTCCGGCAAGCGCCTGAGCGAGCTGACCGTGCACCACCGCGACCACAACCACGACAATAACCCGCAGGACGGCTCCAACTGGGAGCTGCTGTGCCTGTACTGCCACGACAACGAACACTCGCGCTACACCGACCAGCAGTACTTCGGCGACGGCTCGCTGAGCACGCCGAAAATCGCCAAGGCAACGCATAACCCGTTCGCCGCATTGGCCGGGTTGATGAAAAAAGACGACTGA
- a CDS encoding YcgN family cysteine cluster protein, translated as MAAKVEPFWIRKTLEQLDQEEWESLCDGCGLCCLQKLEDEEDNSVYYTRIACKLLDLKTCQCTDYANRRDSVPDCIQLTPGKADQFKWLPPTCGYRLVSEGKDLPLWHHLVCGDRDAVHHERISQSGRMLAEGSVAEDDWEDHLIFRAG; from the coding sequence ATGGCCGCCAAAGTCGAACCTTTCTGGATACGCAAAACCCTCGAACAACTCGATCAAGAGGAGTGGGAGTCGTTGTGCGACGGGTGTGGCCTGTGCTGCCTGCAAAAGCTTGAGGACGAAGAAGACAACAGCGTCTACTACACGCGCATCGCCTGCAAACTGCTGGACCTGAAAACCTGCCAGTGCACCGACTACGCGAACCGTCGCGACTCGGTACCGGACTGTATCCAGCTCACGCCGGGCAAGGCCGATCAGTTCAAGTGGCTGCCGCCGACCTGCGGTTACCGTTTGGTCAGCGAGGGCAAGGACTTGCCGCTTTGGCATCACCTGGTTTGCGGCGATCGGGATGCCGTGCACCACGAGCGCATTTCCCAGTCCGGGCGTATGCTCGCCGAAGGCAGCGTGGCTGAGGATGATTGGGAAGATCATCTGATTTTTCGGGCGGGTTAA
- a CDS encoding response regulator transcription factor, protein MSRILTIEDDAVTAREIATELQSHGFEVDWVDNGREGLVSAVSGNYDLITLDRMLPELDGLAIVTTLRAIGVVTPILMISALSDIDERVRGLRAGGDDYLSKPFATDEMAARVEVLLRRKSPVGKFETTLKVADLELNLISHEANRAGQPLSLLPTEYKLLEFMMRNPGQVLSRMMIFEEVWGYHFDPGTNLIDVHIGRLRKKIDPPGLTPLIRTMRGSGYVIADPL, encoded by the coding sequence ATGTCCCGTATTTTGACGATAGAAGACGATGCCGTGACGGCCAGGGAAATTGCAACCGAGTTGCAAAGCCACGGATTTGAAGTGGATTGGGTGGACAATGGCCGTGAAGGCCTGGTGAGTGCCGTCAGTGGCAATTACGACCTGATCACGCTCGACCGCATGCTCCCCGAGCTTGATGGCCTGGCCATTGTCACCACGCTGCGTGCCATCGGCGTGGTGACGCCGATTCTGATGATCAGTGCCCTCTCCGATATTGACGAACGCGTACGCGGCTTGCGCGCAGGTGGCGACGATTACCTGTCCAAGCCGTTCGCCACCGATGAGATGGCAGCGCGTGTCGAAGTGCTGCTACGGCGTAAAAGCCCGGTCGGAAAGTTCGAAACCACCCTCAAAGTCGCCGACCTGGAACTCAATCTGATCAGCCACGAAGCCAATCGTGCCGGTCAGCCGCTGAGTCTGTTGCCTACCGAGTACAAACTGCTCGAATTCATGATGCGCAACCCGGGACAAGTTCTCTCGCGGATGATGATTTTCGAAGAAGTATGGGGTTATCACTTCGACCCGGGAACCAACCTGATCGACGTGCATATCGGGCGCCTGCGCAAGAAGATCGATCCTCCCGGCCTGACGCCCTTGATCCGGACGATGCGAGGCTCGGGCTATGTCATTGCTGACCCCCTCTAA